The following DNA comes from Candidatus Poribacteria bacterium.
TTTCGTTAGATGTCTAATGGAACAAGAAGAGCGTTGAGTCTTCCCTCTACACAAAATTTTGCTGATTTAAGCGAAAACTGAGATTTGAAAATCAGCACTATTGGGGAATTGAATAGAAGCGTGTTCTTTATCCCGGCAGTTTGGAGAAGAAGTATGTCCGCCGCAACCCTTACAGCTACTATGGAAACCTATTCGGAGATGAGCAGAACGAGAGAATTGGATCTCGCACAGGAACGTGAGATCGTTTTGCGCTGTCAGAAAGGTGATGCCGATGCAATGGGAACCCTTGTGATTCAATATCAACACTGGGTTTACAATATCGCTTACGGTATGCTCGGTCATCACCAAGACGCTGAAGATGTCGCGCAAGATGCTTTTCTCTCCGCATGGGAAAACATTGGGAAATTCCAATTCCGTTCCCGATTTTCCACATGGCTCTACCGCATTGTAAAAAATAAGTGTCTCAATCACATTGATCAGTATCAACGCCGAAAAACCGATCCAACGGAGATTGATGATTCACAACCGTGGGTCCCGCTTGATACAGCAACTCCCGAAGATGCCGCATTACGTACCGAAGAGAAAGAAATCGTTCACGCAGCCCTCGCAAAACTCAAGACCAGTCATAGAGAAATCCTTGTGTTGAGAGAACTGCGAGATCTGCCTTATGAAGAAATATCTGAAATCCTGGGATGCACACTCGGACGTGTTAAATCCCGGTTACATGAAGCCCGAAAAGCCCTAAAAAAAGAACTGGAGCGAGTCGAGTGGTAAACACCTCCTACCACTATCCTCGATTGAAAACATGAACCATCAAAAAATCCGAGAGGAATTATCAGCCTACTTAGATAAAGAATTAAGCCCGAACAGGCATGAGCAGATTGAAGTGCATCTGCGTTCCTGCGACGAGTGTTCCGATATACTGGCAGCGTTCCAAAAGAACCGTCAGATGATCACAAATATCGCGCGTCCAGTGCCATCAACGCTTAAGGACGGAGTGATGGCGAAAATACACACGCAGTTTCAAGATGAACTCTCCGCCTATTTGGACAACGAATTGGCACCTGCAATGCGCGACCGCATTGAAGCACATCTTCACGCTTGCAGTGAATGTTCCGATATACTCGCAGTCTTCCGCCAAAATCGCGAGCGCGTCAAAATGATTGAGCAGCCTGCGCCGTTGTCCATTGAAAGCGCAGTGATGGCGAAAATACGTCAACAAACCGCACAAACACGTAAAGAGGAATCTACTCACACCCGATGGATACCTGATATAAAAAGATGGGTGCCCGACCTTGGACGCTGGTTCTTCCGTCCTGTTACCGCAGGCGCGACCGGTATCCTGACGCTCGTACTGATTTTGGGAGCACTCTACTTTTATCCGACCGCTCCCCAGCATGACGAGACACTCGATTTTTACTTCGGGCTTTATACTGAGCAACTCGAAGACAAC
Coding sequences within:
- a CDS encoding zf-HC2 domain-containing protein, with amino-acid sequence MNHQKIREELSAYLDKELSPNRHEQIEVHLRSCDECSDILAAFQKNRQMITNIARPVPSTLKDGVMAKIHTQFQDELSAYLDNELAPAMRDRIEAHLHACSECSDILAVFRQNRERVKMIEQPAPLSIESAVMAKIRQQTAQTRKEESTHTRWIPDIKRWVPDLGRWFFRPVTAGATGILTLVLILGALYFYPTAPQHDETLDFYFGLYTEQLEDNPLKSNISTPLSTTQTEESVVIEAADDIEQILDLYLEDVGN
- a CDS encoding sigma-70 family RNA polymerase sigma factor; this translates as MSRTRELDLAQEREIVLRCQKGDADAMGTLVIQYQHWVYNIAYGMLGHHQDAEDVAQDAFLSAWENIGKFQFRSRFSTWLYRIVKNKCLNHIDQYQRRKTDPTEIDDSQPWVPLDTATPEDAALRTEEKEIVHAALAKLKTSHREILVLRELRDLPYEEISEILGCTLGRVKSRLHEARKALKKELERVEW